Proteins from one Bacteroidota bacterium genomic window:
- a CDS encoding DNA starvation/stationary phase protection protein, producing the protein MTKLNSIGLDVEKSKVLAEKLNELLADYSIFYQNIRGYHWNIKGDKFFELHDKFQELYENLFIKIDEVAERIRTLGHTPNHKFSDYQKEAKIKESTEVADGVQDVKDTLESLKIIITLQRELLDLSADADDEGTNALMSDYIREQEKLVWMYSAYLK; encoded by the coding sequence ATGACAAAATTAAATTCAATCGGATTGGACGTAGAAAAATCCAAAGTACTTGCAGAAAAGCTCAATGAGCTCTTGGCAGATTATTCCATCTTTTATCAGAATATCAGAGGTTATCATTGGAACATTAAAGGGGATAAATTCTTTGAATTACACGATAAATTTCAAGAGCTGTATGAGAATTTATTTATAAAAATTGATGAAGTGGCAGAACGAATCAGGACATTGGGTCACACCCCTAACCACAAATTCTCTGACTATCAGAAAGAAGCTAAAATTAAAGAAAGTACCGAAGTAGCAGACGGTGTACAGGATGTAAAAGACACACTTGAATCTTTAAAGATCATTATCACGCTACAACGAGAATTGTTAGACTTATCAGCAGATGCAGATGACGAAGGAACCAATGCACTGATGAGCGATTACATTCGTGAGCAGGAAAAATTGGTTTGGATGTACTCAGCGTATTTAAAGTAA
- a CDS encoding 2,3-butanediol dehydrogenase — MDKMKAARWYAAKDIRVEETSIPIPKDNQVKIAVKFTGICGSDLHEYSNGPQLIPVDQPYSLNGHQGTTTLGHEFSGVVEEVGNNVKNIKKGDRVTVEPIFRNPESPFITTGEYNLSEPLGFVGLTSNGGFAKYTVVEDYMVHKMPETMSFEQGAIVEPAAVAAYGLQQSGMKMGDTVFVAGAGPIGLLTVQVALASGASQIFVSDVSDNRLKKAKEVGATHTFDARNKDIPQKIRELTGHGVDVFIDAAGVQASFDTGINSLRNGGTAVLVALFMNKVQHNALDQAMRELTIKGIIGYRNIFPEVIALISSGRVPVEKLVTSVISLNEIVEKGFEALINDPSEVKILVDINRQ; from the coding sequence ATGGACAAGATGAAAGCAGCACGCTGGTACGCAGCGAAAGATATTAGAGTAGAGGAAACATCAATCCCAATTCCCAAGGACAATCAAGTGAAGATTGCAGTAAAGTTCACCGGTATTTGTGGGTCGGATCTGCATGAATATAGCAATGGTCCACAACTAATTCCTGTTGATCAACCCTATTCACTCAACGGCCATCAGGGAACAACAACCCTTGGACATGAATTTTCAGGGGTGGTTGAAGAGGTTGGCAACAACGTAAAAAACATCAAAAAAGGTGATCGTGTAACGGTGGAGCCTATTTTTAGAAATCCTGAAAGTCCGTTTATCACCACAGGCGAATACAACCTTTCCGAGCCGCTTGGATTTGTAGGGTTGACTTCCAACGGTGGATTTGCTAAATATACAGTAGTGGAGGATTACATGGTACATAAAATGCCTGAGACTATGAGCTTTGAGCAAGGTGCCATTGTGGAACCTGCGGCAGTTGCAGCTTACGGGCTCCAACAAAGTGGAATGAAAATGGGCGATACGGTATTTGTGGCGGGAGCTGGGCCCATCGGGTTACTTACCGTTCAGGTTGCTCTTGCCTCCGGTGCTTCCCAAATATTTGTATCGGATGTATCAGACAACAGGTTAAAAAAGGCAAAGGAAGTTGGAGCTACGCATACTTTTGACGCAAGAAATAAAGACATCCCTCAAAAAATCAGAGAGTTGACAGGGCATGGGGTTGACGTCTTTATTGATGCAGCTGGTGTTCAAGCTTCTTTTGATACCGGAATTAACAGCCTCCGAAATGGTGGTACAGCTGTACTGGTTGCTCTTTTTATGAATAAAGTGCAGCACAATGCATTAGACCAAGCGATGAGAGAATTGACCATAAAAGGAATAATTGGATATCGTAATATTTTCCCCGAGGTTATTGCATTGATCAGCAGCGGGCGGGTACCTGTAGAAAAATTAGTCACCAGTGTGATTTCCCTGAATGAAATTGTAGAAAAAGGATTTGAGGCGCTTATTAATGACCCCTCAGAAGTAAAAATATTGGTTGATATCAATCGCCAATAG
- a CDS encoding AraC family ligand binding domain-containing protein, whose protein sequence is MQANAGDLLPKHVADLESILFIHEGECNLNINEEDIVLKKGEGHVIPPDTKHQITAITDFKGMHFMPVGIKFEFFN, encoded by the coding sequence ATGCAGGCTAATGCTGGTGACTTATTGCCAAAACATGTGGCGGATTTGGAATCAATACTTTTCATTCATGAAGGAGAATGTAACCTTAATATAAATGAAGAAGATATTGTTTTGAAAAAGGGAGAGGGCCATGTAATACCACCCGACACGAAACATCAGATTACAGCGATTACCGATTTCAAAGGAATGCATTTTATGCCTGTAGGAATCAAATTTGAATTCTTCAATTGA
- a CDS encoding MliC family protein: protein MANKILVIAMLTVLFLNSCKETPTQESAENTTSETFKNGVDDIVTSTFTDKDGKKLELTFNNTKGTATLSLNGETIELVAQKSASGIWYKNENYELRGKGNDIQLTKDGNVIFEHQDDKVNVEAKNNLGDVLNMTFNNTEGTVKAYLNGGAQIDLVEEKAASGIWYKNDHYELRGKGDNYTLKKDGKTVFNN from the coding sequence ATGGCAAATAAAATTTTGGTAATTGCAATGCTAACCGTACTGTTTTTAAATTCATGTAAAGAAACACCAACACAAGAAAGTGCAGAAAACACTACATCAGAAACCTTTAAAAACGGGGTTGACGATATTGTAACAAGTACGTTTACCGATAAAGACGGGAAAAAACTAGAATTAACTTTTAACAATACAAAGGGAACTGCAACTCTAAGTTTGAATGGAGAAACTATTGAATTGGTTGCCCAAAAATCTGCATCCGGAATTTGGTACAAAAATGAGAATTACGAATTGAGAGGAAAAGGAAACGACATTCAACTAACAAAGGATGGAAACGTAATTTTTGAACATCAAGATGACAAGGTCAATGTAGAGGCAAAAAATAATCTTGGCGATGTTTTAAACATGACCTTCAATAACACAGAAGGAACAGTTAAAGCCTATCTAAACGGTGGAGCACAAATTGATTTGGTGGAAGAAAAAGCAGCCTCAGGAATTTGGTATAAAAACGACCATTATGAACTAAGGGGCAAAGGAGACAATTATACTTTGAAGAAAGACGGGAAAACTGTTTTTAATAATTAA
- a CDS encoding LLM class flavin-dependent oxidoreductase produces MTIQATYYSILELALVSKGHSMKETFNNVLDLAQHAETFGYTRFWLAEHHNSPNIGSSATSVLIGYVAEGTNTMRIGSGGIMLPNHSPLIIAEQFGTLAALYPDRIDLGLGRAPGTDRETVLAIRSDFMNATLSFPDEIAKIEQYFSKENSNSKVRVPLAEGVEMPIYILGSSTDSAHLAALKGLPYAFASHFATTHLFEALEIYRNKFQPSKALKKPYVMVGVNIIIADTDEEAELLSTSLIRMIVGIFTGKRDYVQPPTAMTGELKEVMQNPQIRQMLKYSFIGNKANVKAQVEEFMKQTKADELIAVTHVYDAKVRIQSFELFAEIMKELNENYRPINT; encoded by the coding sequence ATGACAATTCAAGCGACATATTATTCCATTTTAGAGCTGGCTTTGGTTTCTAAAGGTCATAGCATGAAAGAAACATTTAATAATGTTCTTGATTTGGCGCAGCATGCAGAAACCTTCGGTTACACACGCTTTTGGTTAGCAGAACATCATAATTCACCTAATATTGGCAGTAGTGCCACTTCCGTCTTAATTGGATATGTTGCCGAAGGTACGAACACGATGCGCATCGGTTCCGGAGGCATCATGCTACCTAATCACTCACCATTGATCATTGCCGAGCAGTTTGGAACGTTGGCCGCTTTATATCCTGATCGAATTGATCTGGGCTTGGGCCGAGCTCCGGGAACCGACAGAGAAACAGTATTGGCCATCCGATCTGATTTTATGAATGCAACACTTTCTTTTCCTGATGAAATAGCGAAGATTGAACAATACTTTTCTAAAGAAAACTCTAATTCTAAAGTACGTGTCCCCTTAGCCGAAGGGGTTGAAATGCCCATCTATATTCTAGGTTCTAGTACTGATAGTGCGCATTTAGCTGCGTTAAAAGGTTTGCCTTATGCTTTTGCCAGCCACTTTGCAACAACCCATTTATTTGAGGCACTGGAAATTTATCGCAACAAATTTCAACCATCAAAAGCATTAAAAAAACCTTATGTGATGGTTGGGGTGAATATTATTATTGCGGATACGGATGAGGAAGCCGAACTTTTATCAACTTCCTTAATTCGTATGATTGTGGGGATTTTTACGGGCAAGCGTGATTATGTGCAACCACCAACAGCTATGACCGGTGAGCTTAAGGAAGTTATGCAGAACCCACAAATTCGCCAAATGCTCAAGTATTCTTTTATCGGTAATAAAGCCAATGTAAAGGCTCAGGTAGAAGAATTTATGAAACAAACAAAAGCTGACGAACTGATTGCCGTCACTCATGTTTATGATGCAAAAGTCCGTATTCAATCTTTTGAATTGTTTGCGGAGATAATGAAGGAGTTGAATGAGAACTATCGGCCAATAAACACATAA
- a CDS encoding YceI family protein has protein sequence MKNLITSVVAILLSVSSFAQTQWKVDPYHSSLNFNITHSGISIVNGKFLDYSGNLTTDGEALTNAKVEFKVEVKSINTDVEDRDNHLRSADFFEVEKYPEMTFKSTKILATGKPDEYLLYGKLTIKDVTKDVIFDVHYGGTAKSEQGEKLGVEAKTTINRFDYNINFDPGAAGVGKDVSIILYLQFAKQ, from the coding sequence ATGAAAAATCTCATAACATCAGTTGTAGCGATATTGCTATCGGTTAGCTCATTTGCACAAACACAATGGAAGGTAGATCCCTACCATTCCTCTTTAAATTTTAATATAACACATTCAGGAATAAGTATTGTGAATGGAAAATTTTTGGATTACTCAGGAAACTTAACAACAGATGGAGAAGCTCTTACAAATGCTAAAGTTGAATTCAAAGTAGAAGTAAAAAGCATTAATACAGATGTAGAAGATAGGGATAACCATTTAAGAAGTGCTGACTTTTTTGAAGTTGAAAAATATCCTGAAATGACTTTTAAGAGTACCAAAATCCTGGCTACAGGAAAACCGGACGAATATTTATTATATGGCAAGCTGACTATAAAAGATGTTACAAAAGACGTCATTTTTGATGTGCACTATGGGGGAACAGCCAAGAGTGAACAAGGCGAAAAGCTTGGTGTAGAAGCCAAAACAACAATTAATCGGTTTGATTACAATATTAATTTTGATCCAGGTGCTGCTGGAGTTGGAAAAGACGTAAGCATTATCCTCTACTTACAGTTTGCAAAACAATAA
- a CDS encoding NAD(P)H-dependent oxidoreductase: MKKHKIGVIVGSLRKESFSLKMAKALIALAPESLSLEIIDIGDLPMFNQDLEENPPKEWVTFREKIRAVDGLLFLTPEYNRSVPGVLVNAIDVGSRPYGQNSWDGKPGAIVSVSIGNISGFGANHHLRQQLTFVNVPTMAQPEAYIGGAPELFDDNGELINDSTKGFLKNFMEAFEKWVDTNA; the protein is encoded by the coding sequence ATGAAAAAACATAAAATAGGAGTTATTGTAGGAAGTCTTCGTAAAGAATCCTTTAGCCTGAAAATGGCCAAAGCATTGATAGCGCTTGCACCGGAATCTTTATCTCTGGAAATAATCGACATAGGTGATCTTCCGATGTTTAACCAAGATTTGGAAGAAAATCCACCGAAGGAATGGGTAACATTCCGAGAAAAAATTAGGGCTGTGGACGGCCTTCTGTTTCTGACCCCTGAATATAACCGCTCTGTACCTGGGGTTTTAGTAAATGCTATTGATGTGGGATCTCGACCTTATGGTCAAAATTCCTGGGATGGAAAACCCGGTGCTATTGTTAGTGTTTCCATAGGTAACATTAGCGGATTTGGAGCTAATCACCATTTAAGACAGCAGCTAACATTTGTAAATGTACCCACCATGGCACAACCAGAAGCATATATTGGTGGAGCTCCTGAACTTTTTGATGACAATGGTGAACTTATTAATGATTCTACCAAAGGATTCTTAAAGAATTTTATGGAAGCCTTTGAAAAGTGGGTTGATACCAATGCTTAG
- a CDS encoding T9SS type A sorting domain-containing protein, with protein MKSIYTIFILFFVHQFMFAQHPPWNAKFIVYHPDGYTDTLWVGCDENATDGFDEGLDLLDNTFEYPISIGAFSPEVDAEFNLDNCVNLKSEILPFADVRQYTFYIVYDDSPGLPPQIKWDSTDYLYEDGEYMMAQASLYAQTGYLEAINGTNATIFNRLSDDFSDYNFFYTNYIDIFSETAALECIPQDNVIKIRLAVIFKDYSLAVNQTNFSSQIYVYPNPMHDYFYLKNSSNNLVNIFIKDLQGSVLFSYQNIYGDVINEDVNSLTPGYYLIEVIDLNTQLVNVFSIIKL; from the coding sequence TTGAAAAGTATTTATACAATTTTCATTTTATTTTTTGTGCATCAATTTATGTTTGCTCAACATCCACCATGGAATGCAAAGTTTATAGTTTATCATCCTGATGGTTATACTGATACACTTTGGGTGGGTTGTGATGAAAATGCTACCGATGGTTTTGATGAAGGACTCGACTTATTAGATAATACTTTTGAATATCCAATTTCAATCGGTGCTTTTAGTCCTGAAGTAGATGCAGAATTTAATTTGGATAATTGTGTGAATTTAAAAAGTGAAATTCTTCCATTTGCAGATGTTCGACAATATACTTTTTATATTGTGTATGATGATTCGCCCGGACTACCACCTCAAATAAAATGGGATAGTACCGATTATTTATATGAAGATGGAGAATATATGATGGCTCAGGCATCTTTATATGCTCAAACAGGTTATTTAGAAGCAATCAATGGCACCAATGCAACTATATTTAATAGATTGAGTGATGACTTCAGTGATTATAATTTCTTTTACACAAACTACATTGACATCTTTTCAGAAACAGCAGCATTAGAATGCATTCCACAAGACAATGTAATTAAAATTAGATTGGCTGTTATTTTCAAAGATTATTCATTAGCTGTCAACCAAACAAATTTCAGCTCTCAAATATATGTCTATCCAAATCCGATGCATGATTATTTTTATTTAAAAAATTCATCAAATAATTTAGTGAATATTTTTATTAAAGATTTGCAAGGAAGTGTATTATTCTCGTATCAAAATATTTATGGTGATGTAATTAATGAAGATGTAAATTCATTGACACCGGGTTATTATTTAATAGAAGTAATTGATTTAAACACTCAATTGGTAAATGTTTTTTCGATAATTAAACTATAG